In the Peptoclostridium acidaminophilum DSM 3953 genome, one interval contains:
- the rpoC gene encoding DNA-directed RNA polymerase subunit beta': MFELGNFESMKIGLASPEKIRQWSRGEVKKPETINYRTLKPERDGLFCERIFGPQKDWECHCGKYKRVRYKGVVCDRCGVEVTKAKVRRERMGHIELAAPVSHIWYFKGIPSRMGLLLDMSPRSLEKVLYFASYIVTDSGSTSLSEKQLLTEKEYRDAVEKHGNAFKAGMGAEAVMALLEKIDLELLSKELRGKLKDSTGQKRIRTIRRLEVVEAFKKSGNRPEWMILDAIPVIPPDLRPMVQLDGGRFATSDLNDLYRRVINRNNRLKRLLELGAPDIIVRNEKRMLQEAVDALIDNGRRGRPVTGPGNRPLKSLSDMLKGKQGRFRQNLLGKRVDYSGRSVIVVGPELKFYQCGLPKKMALELFKPFVMNALVEKGHAHNIKSAKRMVEKVKPEVWDVLEDVIKGHPVLLNRAPTLHRLGIQAFEPVLVEGKAIKLHPLVCTAYNADFDGDQMAVHLPLSVEAQAECRFLMLSVNNILAPKDGSSITTPSQDMVLGSYYLTIEIEGVKGEGMMFKDYNEMLLAYTNKAVDLHARVKVKKVLSDGAIVFVESTVGRFIFNENLPQDIGFVDRKKDPHSLEVDFLVDKKKLGQIIDKCFRKHGNTITAIMLDTIKELGFKFSTRGAITVSIADMEIPQEKYKLISDAETKVAKYEKAFRRGLISNEERKERVIDTWTETTEKVTEALMNNLGRLNNIFIMAHSGARGSKNQIRQLAGMRGLMADATGETVELPVKSNFREGLSVLEYFISSHGARKGLADTALRTADSGYLTRRLVDVSQDVIIREEDCGTTEGIEVKAFKDGNEVIEELYDRIVGRYISSDIVNPETGELILSANDLITEEKAEEIVSSGVKKVYIRSALSCRTQHGVCAKCYGRDLATGKNVNVGEAVGIIAAQSIGEPGTQLTMRTFHTGGVAGGDITQGLPRVEELFEARKPKGLAIISEMDGSVHIKESGNKREIVITDEAGEAKTYLIPYGSRIKAKEGQFVEAGDPITEGSINPHDILRVKDVVGVQNYIVQEVQRVYRMQGVDINDKHIEIIVRQMLSKVRVEEEGDTEFLPGGLVDILEFGDENERVVAEGGEVATSKRVLLGITKASLATESFLSAASFQETTRVLTEAAIKGKEDKLIGLKENVIIGKLIPAGTGMKRYKDLAIQRPDQES; encoded by the coding sequence TTGTTTGAATTAGGTAATTTCGAGTCGATGAAAATAGGTTTAGCTTCGCCAGAAAAGATAAGGCAATGGTCTAGAGGAGAAGTCAAAAAACCTGAAACCATAAACTACAGGACTCTCAAGCCGGAAAGGGACGGTCTTTTCTGCGAAAGGATATTCGGACCGCAGAAGGACTGGGAGTGTCACTGCGGAAAATACAAGAGAGTAAGATACAAAGGCGTCGTTTGTGACAGATGTGGAGTTGAGGTCACAAAGGCCAAGGTAAGACGTGAGAGGATGGGCCATATAGAGCTGGCGGCGCCAGTTTCTCACATATGGTATTTCAAGGGCATTCCGTCCAGAATGGGACTGTTGCTTGACATGTCACCGCGTTCTCTTGAAAAGGTTCTGTATTTTGCATCGTATATAGTGACAGATTCAGGCAGCACTTCACTAAGCGAAAAGCAGCTGCTTACAGAAAAAGAGTACAGAGATGCAGTGGAAAAGCATGGGAATGCATTCAAGGCGGGAATGGGGGCAGAGGCCGTAATGGCTCTGCTTGAAAAGATAGATCTTGAGCTGCTCTCAAAAGAGCTTAGGGGAAAACTGAAAGACAGCACAGGCCAAAAGAGGATAAGGACTATCAGAAGGCTGGAGGTTGTAGAAGCTTTCAAAAAGTCTGGCAACAGACCGGAGTGGATGATTTTAGATGCCATACCGGTAATACCTCCTGATCTTAGGCCTATGGTTCAGCTTGACGGAGGAAGGTTTGCAACATCAGATCTCAACGATCTTTACAGAAGAGTTATAAACAGAAACAACAGGCTTAAAAGACTGCTTGAGCTTGGAGCGCCTGATATAATAGTCCGAAACGAAAAAAGAATGCTTCAGGAAGCCGTAGACGCGTTAATAGACAACGGCAGAAGGGGAAGACCTGTTACCGGACCAGGAAACAGACCGCTTAAGTCACTTTCAGACATGCTAAAGGGTAAGCAGGGACGTTTCCGTCAGAACCTACTCGGAAAGCGTGTTGACTACTCTGGACGTTCGGTTATAGTAGTAGGACCTGAGCTTAAATTCTACCAGTGCGGACTTCCAAAGAAGATGGCTCTGGAGCTTTTCAAGCCGTTTGTAATGAATGCCCTTGTTGAAAAGGGCCATGCTCACAATATAAAGAGCGCTAAGAGGATGGTCGAGAAGGTGAAGCCTGAGGTATGGGATGTGCTTGAAGATGTCATAAAAGGCCACCCGGTGCTCCTAAACCGTGCACCTACGCTTCACAGACTGGGCATACAGGCGTTCGAGCCGGTGCTTGTTGAAGGAAAGGCTATAAAGCTTCACCCGCTTGTATGTACGGCGTACAACGCCGACTTTGACGGCGACCAGATGGCTGTCCACCTTCCGCTGTCGGTGGAGGCACAGGCGGAATGCAGATTCCTGATGCTTTCAGTAAACAACATCCTGGCGCCAAAAGACGGATCTTCAATAACAACGCCAAGCCAGGATATGGTGCTTGGAAGCTACTATCTTACAATCGAGATAGAAGGCGTAAAGGGCGAGGGCATGATGTTCAAGGATTACAACGAGATGCTGCTTGCATACACTAACAAGGCAGTAGACCTTCATGCAAGGGTTAAAGTCAAAAAAGTGCTATCTGACGGAGCTATAGTTTTTGTTGAAAGCACAGTGGGCAGATTCATATTCAACGAAAACCTTCCTCAGGACATTGGCTTTGTTGATAGGAAAAAAGACCCGCATTCGCTTGAAGTTGATTTCCTTGTAGACAAGAAAAAGCTGGGGCAGATAATAGACAAATGTTTCAGAAAGCACGGAAACACTATAACAGCCATCATGCTCGACACTATAAAGGAGCTGGGCTTCAAGTTCTCCACAAGAGGGGCGATAACAGTTTCGATAGCCGACATGGAGATACCGCAGGAAAAATACAAGCTTATATCTGACGCAGAAACAAAGGTTGCAAAATATGAAAAGGCGTTCAGAAGAGGTCTTATCTCAAATGAAGAGAGAAAAGAAAGAGTTATAGACACTTGGACTGAGACAACGGAGAAAGTTACCGAAGCTCTTATGAACAATCTTGGAAGGCTAAACAACATATTCATAATGGCGCACTCTGGAGCGAGGGGAAGTAAAAACCAGATAAGACAGCTTGCGGGAATGCGTGGACTTATGGCTGATGCGACAGGTGAAACGGTAGAACTTCCAGTTAAGTCTAACTTCCGTGAAGGCCTTTCGGTTCTTGAGTACTTCATATCTTCACACGGAGCCAGAAAAGGACTTGCGGATACAGCCCTTCGTACAGCGGACTCGGGATACCTCACGAGAAGACTTGTTGACGTGTCTCAGGATGTTATAATAAGGGAAGAGGACTGCGGAACAACTGAAGGAATAGAAGTAAAAGCCTTTAAAGACGGCAATGAAGTAATAGAGGAGCTCTACGACAGAATAGTCGGAAGGTATATATCCAGCGATATAGTGAATCCGGAAACGGGAGAACTGATTCTCTCTGCAAACGACCTCATTACCGAAGAGAAGGCAGAAGAAATTGTGTCATCAGGAGTGAAGAAAGTCTATATCAGATCGGCGCTTAGCTGCAGAACTCAGCACGGTGTATGTGCCAAGTGCTACGGCAGGGATCTCGCAACGGGCAAGAATGTAAACGTAGGCGAAGCTGTCGGCATAATAGCGGCACAGTCGATAGGTGAGCCTGGAACGCAGCTTACGATGCGTACATTCCACACCGGCGGAGTTGCGGGCGGCGATATAACTCAGGGTCTTCCAAGGGTTGAAGAGCTTTTTGAGGCTAGAAAGCCTAAAGGCCTTGCGATAATAAGTGAAATGGACGGCTCTGTGCACATCAAGGAAAGCGGCAACAAGAGAGAAATCGTCATAACTGATGAAGCGGGCGAAGCCAAGACATACCTGATACCATACGGTTCGAGGATAAAGGCAAAGGAAGGCCAGTTTGTAGAGGCCGGAGATCCTATAACCGAAGGTTCAATAAACCCTCATGACATACTAAGGGTCAAGGATGTAGTTGGAGTTCAAAACTACATTGTCCAAGAAGTTCAAAGGGTTTATAGAATGCAGGGCGTTGATATAAATGACAAGCATATAGAAATAATAGTAAGGCAGATGCTCTCTAAGGTAAGAGTTGAAGAAGAGGGAGACACTGAATTCCTTCCAGGAGGACTTGTAGACATACTTGAATTTGGCGATGAAAATGAAAGAGTTGTAGCTGAAGGCGGCGAAGTAGCAACTTCAAAAAGAGTTCTGCTGGGAATAACAAAAGCCTCACTTGCAACAGAATCATTCCTGTCAGCTGCATCGTTCCAGGAGACTACAAGAGTTCTTACCGAAGCAGCAATAAAAGGAAAAGAAGACAAGCTAATAGGTCTTAAGGAAAATGTAATAATAGGAAAGCTCATACCTGCAGGTACAGGAATGAAAAGATACAAGGACTTGGCAATCCAAAGACCGGATCAAGAGAGTTAG
- a CDS encoding ribosomal L7Ae/L30e/S12e/Gadd45 family protein: MKIEEVKNLDKVIGTKQTIRALKEDKLKLVLIAKDADEHIIKNTQEIAAQKNVEINYVESMQQLGIACGIQVGAATVGILK; the protein is encoded by the coding sequence ATGAAAATTGAAGAAGTGAAAAATCTCGACAAAGTAATAGGGACAAAGCAGACAATACGAGCGCTCAAAGAAGACAAGTTGAAACTCGTGCTTATTGCAAAAGATGCAGATGAGCACATAATAAAGAATACACAAGAGATTGCTGCACAGAAAAATGTTGAGATAAACTACGTTGAATCCATGCAGCAGCTCGGAATCGCCTGCGGTATACAGGTGGGAGCTGCTACAGTTGGGATACTAAAATAA
- the rpsL gene encoding 30S ribosomal protein S12 has product MPTINQLVRKGRAKIEKKSTAPALQRSFNTLRKEAVEMNAPQKRGVCTSVKTVTPKKPNSALRKVARVRLTNGIEVTSYIPGEGHNLQEHSVVLIRGGRVKDLPGVRYHIVRGTLDTAGVEKRAQSRSKYGTKKPKAAKK; this is encoded by the coding sequence ATGCCAACTATAAACCAGCTAGTGCGTAAAGGAAGAGCTAAGATTGAAAAGAAATCTACTGCTCCAGCTTTGCAAAGAAGCTTCAACACTCTTAGAAAAGAGGCGGTAGAAATGAACGCGCCACAAAAGAGGGGAGTTTGTACGTCTGTTAAGACTGTCACTCCAAAGAAGCCGAACTCAGCCCTTAGAAAAGTTGCAAGGGTAAGACTTACTAACGGAATAGAGGTTACATCATATATTCCAGGAGAAGGCCACAATCTTCAAGAGCACAGTGTTGTTCTTATAAGAGGAGGAAGGGTTAAAGACCTTCCGGGAGTTAGATACCACATAGTAAGGGGAACTCTTGATACGGCTGGAGTCGAAAAGAGAGCTCAAAGTAGATCTAAGTACGGTACTAAGAAACCTAAGGCAGCTAAGAAGTAA
- the rpsG gene encoding 30S ribosomal protein S7, which produces MPRKGNVPKRIITPDPLYNSQLVSKLINSIMVDGKKGKAQNIVYGALDMIKEKTGEEPIEVFEKAMNNIMPVLEVKARRVGGANYQVPVEVRPERRVTLGLRWLVGYSRARGEKGMTERLAKELMDAANSSGAAVKKKEDTHKMAEANKAFAHYRW; this is translated from the coding sequence GTGCCAAGAAAAGGTAATGTTCCAAAAAGAATTATAACTCCGGACCCTTTATACAACAGCCAGCTAGTATCAAAGCTTATAAACAGCATAATGGTAGATGGCAAGAAAGGTAAGGCGCAAAACATAGTATATGGAGCGCTTGACATGATAAAGGAAAAAACAGGAGAAGAACCAATAGAGGTATTTGAAAAGGCTATGAACAACATAATGCCAGTTCTAGAAGTAAAGGCAAGACGTGTGGGTGGAGCTAACTATCAGGTTCCAGTTGAAGTAAGACCTGAAAGAAGAGTTACACTTGGACTAAGATGGCTTGTGGGATATTCTAGAGCCCGTGGCGAAAAAGGCATGACTGAAAGACTTGCCAAAGAACTAATGGATGCTGCAAACAGCTCTGGAGCTGCAGTCAAGAAAAAAGAAGATACGCATAAGATGGCTGAAGCTAACAAGGCGTTTGCACACTACAGATGGTAG
- the fusA gene encoding elongation factor G, which produces MARQFPLERTRNIGIMAHIDAGKTTTTERILYYTGRIHKIGETHEGGAQMDWMEQEKERGITITSAATTAQWKENRINIIDTPGHVDFTVEVERSLRVLDGAVAVFCAKGGVEPQSENVWRQANKYNVPRIAFVNKMDITGANFIRVVDMMKDRLSANAVAMQLPIGAEDTFKGIIDLLEMKAIMYMDDLGNEIEIVDIPEDMVALAEERREMLVEAAVESDEELTMKYLEGEEITIDEIKSGVRKGVIACTLNPVFCGSAYKNKGVPLLLDAVVAYMPSPLDVPAIQGITMDGEEDQRPSSDSEPFSALAFKIMTDPFVGKLAFFRVYSGVLESGSYVLNSTKDKKERIGRILQMHANSREEITHVYSGDIAAAVGLKSTTTGDTLCDMDKPIILESMEFPEPVIHVAIEPKSKAAQEKMGVALQKLAEEDPTFRVRTDEETGQTIIGGMGELHLEIIVDRLLREFKVEANVGAPQVAYRETITQGADIDNKYAKQSGGRGQYGHVKIRMIPNEPGKGYEFKNQTVGGSIPREYIGPIDAGLQSAMEAGIVAGYPVVDVIVELYDGSYHEVDSSEMAFKVAASMAFKEGMKKGNSVLLEPYFKVEVVTPEDYMGDVMGDLNSRRGRIEGMEAQTGAQVIRSLVPLSEMFGYSTQLRSMSQGRATYTMIFDHYEQVPASIAKKIMEQGR; this is translated from the coding sequence GTGGCTAGACAGTTCCCATTGGAAAGAACTAGAAACATCGGTATAATGGCGCACATAGATGCCGGTAAAACAACCACTACTGAGCGTATACTGTACTATACAGGACGTATCCACAAAATAGGCGAGACTCACGAGGGTGGAGCCCAGATGGACTGGATGGAGCAGGAAAAAGAAAGAGGTATAACAATAACCTCTGCTGCGACTACTGCTCAGTGGAAAGAAAATAGAATAAACATAATCGACACGCCAGGGCACGTAGACTTTACGGTTGAGGTTGAAAGATCTCTTCGTGTGCTTGACGGAGCCGTGGCTGTATTCTGCGCTAAGGGCGGGGTTGAGCCTCAGTCTGAAAACGTATGGAGACAAGCTAACAAATATAATGTTCCAAGAATAGCGTTTGTAAACAAAATGGACATAACAGGAGCCAACTTCATTCGTGTTGTAGACATGATGAAAGACAGGCTTTCTGCAAATGCGGTTGCTATGCAGCTTCCGATAGGCGCAGAGGATACTTTCAAGGGTATAATAGACCTTCTTGAAATGAAAGCCATAATGTACATGGACGACCTTGGAAACGAAATAGAGATAGTAGACATACCAGAAGATATGGTTGCTCTTGCTGAGGAACGCAGAGAAATGCTCGTAGAAGCAGCAGTTGAATCTGATGAAGAGCTTACTATGAAATATCTTGAAGGTGAAGAGATTACTATCGACGAGATAAAGTCAGGAGTCAGAAAAGGCGTTATAGCATGTACTCTAAACCCTGTGTTCTGCGGCTCAGCGTACAAGAACAAGGGAGTGCCGCTGCTGCTTGACGCAGTAGTTGCATATATGCCATCACCACTTGATGTACCTGCAATACAAGGAATTACAATGGATGGAGAAGAAGATCAAAGACCTTCTTCAGATTCAGAGCCTTTCTCAGCTCTTGCATTCAAGATAATGACAGACCCATTCGTAGGAAAGCTTGCTTTCTTCAGGGTTTACTCAGGAGTACTTGAGTCAGGATCATACGTTCTAAACTCTACAAAAGACAAGAAAGAGAGAATCGGACGTATACTTCAGATGCATGCCAACTCAAGAGAAGAGATAACTCACGTTTACTCGGGAGATATAGCTGCTGCAGTTGGACTTAAAAGCACTACTACAGGAGACACTCTGTGCGACATGGACAAACCGATAATACTCGAGTCTATGGAGTTCCCGGAGCCTGTTATACACGTTGCAATAGAGCCAAAATCAAAGGCTGCACAGGAAAAAATGGGTGTTGCTCTTCAAAAGCTTGCTGAAGAGGACCCTACATTCAGAGTCAGAACTGACGAAGAGACTGGACAGACTATAATAGGCGGTATGGGTGAGCTTCACCTTGAGATAATAGTAGACAGGCTTCTAAGGGAATTCAAAGTAGAAGCTAACGTTGGAGCTCCACAGGTTGCCTACAGAGAGACTATAACTCAGGGTGCTGACATAGACAACAAGTATGCCAAGCAGTCGGGCGGTAGAGGACAGTACGGTCACGTTAAGATCAGAATGATTCCTAACGAGCCTGGAAAAGGCTATGAGTTCAAGAATCAGACTGTCGGTGGATCTATTCCAAGAGAATATATCGGACCAATCGATGCTGGTCTTCAGTCTGCTATGGAAGCAGGTATTGTTGCAGGATACCCTGTTGTAGACGTAATAGTAGAGCTTTACGATGGATCTTACCACGAGGTAGACTCTTCGGAAATGGCGTTTAAAGTTGCAGCGTCTATGGCCTTCAAGGAAGGTATGAAAAAAGGAAACTCAGTACTTCTTGAGCCATACTTCAAGGTTGAGGTAGTAACTCCAGAGGACTACATGGGAGACGTTATGGGAGACCTTAACTCTAGACGTGGAAGAATAGAGGGAATGGAAGCTCAAACTGGAGCTCAGGTTATAAGATCGCTAGTTCCGCTTTCGGAAATGTTTGGATATTCAACTCAGCTTAGATCTATGTCTCAGGGAAGAGCGACATATACAATGATATTCGATCACTATGAGCAAGTTCCTGCAAGCATAGCTAAGAAGATAATGGAGCAAGGCAGATAA
- the tuf gene encoding elongation factor Tu, translating to MAKAKFERTKPHVNIGTIGHVDHGKTTLTAAITYTLHSRYGTGEAVDFANIDKAPEERERGITISTSHVEYETPNRHYAHVDCPGHADYVKNMITGAAQMDGAILVVSAADGPMPQTREHILLSRQVGVPYIVVFMNKCDMVDDEELLELVEMEIRDLLSEYDFPGDDTPIIKGSALKALEDPSSKWGDAIIELFEAIDSYIPQPERAVDKPFLMPVEDVFSITGRGTVATGRVERGIVKVQDEVEIVGLSEEPRKVIVTGVEMFRKLLDEAQAGDNIGVLLRGVQRDEIERGQVLAKAGTIKPHTKFKSEVYVLKKEEGGRHTPFFNGYRPQFYFRTTDITGSIGLPEGVEMVMPGDNIAMEVELIAPIAIEEGLRFAIREGGRTVGAGVVASIVE from the coding sequence ATGGCAAAAGCTAAATTTGAAAGAACTAAACCACACGTTAACATTGGAACAATAGGACACGTTGACCACGGTAAAACAACACTAACAGCAGCAATAACATACACACTGCACTCAAGATACGGAACAGGTGAAGCAGTAGACTTTGCAAACATAGACAAGGCACCAGAGGAAAGAGAAAGAGGAATCACAATATCAACATCACACGTAGAATATGAGACACCAAACAGACACTACGCGCACGTTGACTGCCCAGGCCACGCCGACTATGTTAAGAACATGATAACAGGAGCAGCGCAAATGGACGGAGCGATACTAGTAGTATCAGCAGCAGACGGTCCAATGCCACAAACAAGAGAGCACATACTTCTATCAAGACAGGTTGGAGTACCATACATCGTAGTATTCATGAACAAGTGCGACATGGTAGACGACGAAGAGCTTCTTGAGCTAGTAGAAATGGAAATAAGAGATCTTCTAAGCGAGTACGACTTCCCAGGAGATGACACTCCAATAATAAAAGGATCAGCACTAAAGGCACTAGAAGATCCAAGCAGCAAGTGGGGAGATGCAATAATAGAGCTATTCGAAGCTATAGACAGCTACATTCCACAGCCTGAAAGAGCGGTTGACAAGCCATTCCTAATGCCAGTAGAGGACGTATTCTCTATAACAGGAAGAGGAACAGTTGCAACAGGAAGAGTTGAAAGAGGAATAGTAAAAGTACAAGACGAGGTAGAAATAGTTGGACTATCAGAAGAGCCAAGAAAAGTAATAGTAACAGGCGTAGAGATGTTCAGAAAACTTCTTGACGAGGCACAAGCAGGAGACAACATAGGAGTGCTTCTAAGAGGAGTTCAAAGAGACGAGATAGAAAGAGGCCAGGTACTAGCTAAGGCTGGAACAATAAAGCCGCACACAAAATTCAAGTCAGAGGTATACGTTCTTAAGAAGGAAGAGGGCGGAAGACACACTCCATTCTTCAACGGATACAGACCACAGTTCTACTTCAGAACAACAGACATAACAGGATCAATCGGACTACCAGAAGGCGTAGAGATGGTAATGCCAGGAGACAACATAGCTATGGAAGTTGAGCTAATAGCACCAATAGCGATAGAAGAGGGACTAAGATTCGCCATAAGAGAAGGCGGAAGAACAGTAGGAGCGGGAGTAGTTGCTTCTATAGTAGAGTAA
- the rpsJ gene encoding 30S ribosomal protein S10, with protein MSNQKIRIRLKSYDHKILDQSAQKIVETAKKTNATVSGPVPLPTEKQIITILRAVHKYKDSREQFEIRTHKRLIDITNPTPKTVDSLMRLDLPAGVDIEIKL; from the coding sequence ATGTCAAATCAAAAAATAAGAATAAGACTTAAGTCTTACGATCACAAGATTCTCGATCAATCAGCTCAAAAAATAGTTGAAACTGCGAAGAAAACTAATGCCACAGTATCGGGTCCGGTTCCGCTTCCAACAGAAAAGCAGATAATAACTATACTAAGGGCTGTTCACAAGTATAAGGACTCTAGAGAGCAGTTCGAAATAAGAACTCACAAGAGGCTTATAGACATAACAAACCCAACACCTAAAACAGTAGACTCTCTTATGAGACTTGATCTGCCAGCTGGTGTTGATATAGAAATAAAACTGTAA
- the rplC gene encoding 50S ribosomal protein L3, with the protein MKGILGTKLGMTQVFTETGACVPVTVVQAGPVYVTQIKTVEKDGYNALQVAFADKKESRVNKPLKGHFEKAGVSCKRHIAEFRVDSVEGFELGQEIKADVFAAGEKVDVSATSKGKGFQGVIKRHGQSRGPEAHGSRYHRRPGSMGACSSPSRVFKGKNLPGHMGSVSVTIQNLEVVKVDTEKNLLLIKGAVPGPKKGLVEINTAVKAVR; encoded by the coding sequence ATGAAAGGAATACTAGGAACAAAACTAGGAATGACTCAGGTTTTTACAGAAACAGGTGCTTGCGTTCCAGTAACTGTTGTACAGGCTGGACCTGTCTACGTTACTCAAATCAAGACTGTTGAAAAAGACGGCTACAATGCGCTTCAAGTTGCATTTGCAGACAAGAAGGAAAGCAGAGTAAACAAGCCTCTTAAAGGACATTTTGAAAAAGCTGGCGTTTCTTGCAAGAGACATATAGCTGAGTTCAGAGTTGACAGTGTTGAAGGCTTCGAGCTTGGACAAGAGATAAAAGCTGATGTCTTTGCTGCTGGAGAAAAGGTTGACGTATCCGCAACATCTAAAGGTAAAGGATTCCAGGGTGTTATAAAAAGACACGGACAGAGCAGAGGACCTGAAGCGCACGGCTCTAGATATCACAGAAGACCGGGTTCGATGGGTGCTTGTTCGTCTCCTTCAAGAGTATTCAAAGGCAAGAATCTTCCGGGACATATGGGTAGCGTTAGCGTTACAATACAAAACCTGGAAGTAGTAAAAGTAGACACAGAAAAGAACCTGCTACTCATAAAAGGTGCAGTTCCAGGGCCTAAGAAGGGGTTAGTTGAAATAAACACAGCGGTAAAGGCTGTTAGATAA